In a single window of the Arachis hypogaea cultivar Tifrunner chromosome 6, arahy.Tifrunner.gnm2.J5K5, whole genome shotgun sequence genome:
- the LOC140173490 gene encoding zinc finger BED domain-containing protein RICESLEEPER 2-like: protein MLEVALKHRKAFELLALKDNTYIGEMNGGKGRGVPSDSDWEYAESIVPFLRVFSDATIRVSGTLYVTSDMYMKEVFAIGRFIHHSCDSVDFSTMSMAERMRVKYEKYWGNPDSVNMLLLIAIVLNPMQKIEYVNYFLDYFFGEEKGGELKSKLSKCIKLLYQQYQSSEEASEADTQDVQVNNINTDLHGMGFFLQATSRRTNTRSELDRYLQEECEPYSHKFDILNWWKVNSIRFPILGNMAREVLAIPVSTVASESAFSTGGRVLDSYRSSLTPRMVEALVCTGIFWLKLRDLSKNLIQRLKRTADAVGF from the exons ATGTTAGAGGTAGCTTTGAAGCATCGCAAAGCATTTGAGTTGCTTGCTTTGAAAGATAATACCTATATAGGAGAGATGAATGGAGGAAAAGGGAGAGGTGTTCCTTCTGATTCAGACTGGGAGTATGCTGAGTCCATTGTACCATTTTTGCGAGTGTTCAGTGATGCCACTATACGTGTTTCTGGTACCTTATATGTTACCAGTGATATGTATATGAAGGAAGTATTTGCAATTGGACGATTTATTCATCATTCTTGTGATTCTGTTGATTTTAGTACTATGTCAATGGCAGAAAGGATGAGGGTTAAGTATGAGAAGTATTGGGGCAATCCTGATTCGGTGAATATGTTGTTATTGATTGCTATCGTACTTAATCCAATGCAAAAGATTGAGTATGTCAATTATTTCTTGGATTACTTCtttggagaagaaaaaggaggcGAATTGAAGTCAAAGTTGTCCAAGTGCATAAAGTTACTTTATCAGCAATACCAAAGTTCTGAGGAAGCAAGTGAAGCTGATACGCAAGATGTTCAAGTCAACAACATTAATACCGATCTTCATGGCATGGGCTTTTTTCTACAAGCAACCAGTCGCAGAACAAATACAAGATCTGAACTTGATAGATATTTACAAGAAGAATGCGAGCCATACTCCCATAAGTTTGATATACTAAACTGGTGGAAGGTCAACTCAATCCGATTTCCAATTCTTGGAAATATGGCTCGTGAGGTATTGGCTATACCTGTTTCTACGGTAGCTTCAGAGTCTGCATTTAGTACTGGAGGAAGAGTCCTCGATTCATACCGCAGTTCCTTAACACCTAGAATGGTAGAAGCCTTAGTCTGCACAG gtattttctggctgaaattgagggacctgagcaaaaatctgattcagagactgaaaaggactgcagatgctgttggattctga